In the genome of Gadus chalcogrammus isolate NIFS_2021 chromosome 21, NIFS_Gcha_1.0, whole genome shotgun sequence, one region contains:
- the LOC130374758 gene encoding heme-binding protein 1-like yields the protein MMDRKSCSMNGGAGHLRHGPGLGFITLEDLNALTDENVESDMTSSEGYEREGTEIAEDDNQDRLLNYWQNIGRGHQIDIPREMAQPIQQLTADIESSPHREQIPFTLVARKEGDGAACEKRLMDTACWACITVTEDTYEKSICAGFMSIMRYICQQNTSGRYLGMTVPIVTVVRTDDALSRLSREVRLAYCLPSCLQDQPPLPTDPDITLETWPATVLHSRAFTGPTNEETVLHEIRALAEILASPNLLSNTFVIAGYTSLAATHRHNEVWLLERQ from the exons ATGATGGATCGCAAATCGTGCAGTATGAACGGAGGAGCGGGACATCTTCGCCACGGACCTGGGCTTGGTTTCATAACATTGGAGGACTTGAATGCCCTCACGGATGAAAATGTGGAATCAGACATGACCAGTAGCGAGGGTTATGAAAGAGAAGGAACCGAGATTGCAGAAGACGATAACCAGGATCGACTGCTTAATTATTGGCAAAACATTGGCAGGGGCCATCAAATCGATATACCACGTG AGATGGCCCAGCCCATTCAGCAGCTTACCGCAGACATAGAGAGTTCGCCACACAGAGAGCAGATTCCGTTCACCTTAGTGGCTCGTAAAGAG GGTGATGGCGCGGCGTGCGAGAAGCGCTTGATGGACACGGCGTGCTGGGCGTGCATCACGGTGACTGAGGACACCTACGAGAAGAGCATCTGCGCGGGTTTCATGAGCATCATGAGGTACATCTGCCAGCAGAACACCTCGG GGAGGTACTTGGGCATGACGGTTCCAATAGTTACCGTGGTGCGAACGGATGATGCCCTTAGCCGCCTGTCCAGGGAGGTCCGGCTGGCCTACTGCCTCCCTTCCTGCCTCCAGGACCAACCCCCACTGCCTACCGACCCAGATATCACCCTGGAGACCTGGCCCGCCACGGTGCTCCACAGCAG GGCTTTCACAGGTCCCACCAATGAAGAGACCGTCCTACACGAAATCAGAGCATTGGCCGAGATCCTGGCCTCTCCGAACCTGCTCAGCAACACATTCGTCATCGCCGGATACACCAGCTTGGCCGCCACACACCGCCACAACGAGGTCTGGCTCCTGGAGCGCCAGTGA